From one Pseudomonas fluorescens genomic stretch:
- a CDS encoding ABC transporter permease — protein sequence MKTTQLDTAAPSAKRSGSYFGLGTYLGLAGALLAMIVLFSFLSSHFLSYATFSTLANQIPDLMVLAVGMTFVLIIGGIDLSVGSVLALAGSAVSVAMLGWGWSVMPAALLGMAVAALAGSITGSITVAWRIPSFIVSLGVLEMARGMAYQLTDSRTAYIGDAFAWLSNPLAFGVSPSFLIALLVIILAQWVLTRTVFGRYLIGIGTNEEAVRLAGIDPRPYKILVFSLMGLLAGLAALFQISRLEAADPNAGSGLELQVIAAVVIGGTSLMGGRGSVISTFFGVLIISVLAAGLAQIGASEPTKRIITGAVIVIAVVLDTYRSRRARRRN from the coding sequence ATGAAAACCACGCAACTGGACACCGCCGCCCCCAGCGCCAAGCGCAGCGGCAGCTACTTCGGCCTGGGTACCTACCTGGGCCTGGCCGGCGCCTTGCTGGCGATGATCGTGCTGTTCTCGTTCCTGAGCAGCCACTTTCTGTCTTATGCCACCTTCAGCACCCTGGCCAACCAGATCCCTGATTTGATGGTGCTGGCCGTGGGCATGACCTTCGTGCTGATCATCGGCGGCATCGACCTCTCGGTGGGGTCAGTGCTGGCCCTGGCCGGCTCCGCGGTCAGCGTGGCGATGCTCGGCTGGGGCTGGAGCGTGATGCCGGCGGCCTTGCTCGGCATGGCCGTGGCGGCGCTGGCCGGCAGCATCACTGGCTCGATCACCGTGGCCTGGCGCATTCCGTCGTTCATTGTGTCGCTGGGGGTGCTGGAAATGGCCCGGGGCATGGCCTATCAACTGACCGATTCGCGCACCGCCTACATCGGCGATGCCTTTGCCTGGCTGTCCAACCCCCTGGCCTTCGGCGTATCGCCATCGTTCCTGATCGCCTTGCTGGTGATCATCCTCGCCCAGTGGGTACTCACGCGCACGGTGTTCGGCCGCTACCTGATCGGCATCGGCACCAACGAAGAGGCGGTGCGCCTGGCCGGTATCGACCCGCGCCCGTACAAGATCCTGGTGTTCTCGCTGATGGGCCTGCTCGCCGGGCTTGCCGCGCTGTTCCAGATTTCCCGCCTGGAAGCCGCCGACCCCAATGCCGGCTCCGGCCTTGAGCTGCAAGTGATCGCCGCCGTGGTCATCGGCGGCACCAGCCTGATGGGCGGGCGCGGCTCGGTGATCAGCACCTTCTTCGGCGTGCTGATCATCTCGGTGCTGGCCGCAGGCCTGGCGCAGATCGGCGCCTCGGAGCCGACCAAACGCATTATCACCGGGGCGGTGATTGTCATCGCCGTGGTCCTCGACACTTACCGCAGCCGGCGCGCGCGCAGGCGGAACTGA
- a CDS encoding LacI family DNA-binding transcriptional regulator → MATIKDVAALAGISYTTVSHVLNKTRPVSEPVRLKVEAAIAELDYVPSAVARSLKARSTATIGLLVPNSVNPYFAELARGIEDGCERNGYCVILCNSDDNPQKQRSYLRVLLEKRIDGLIVASVGEDSDLQGSLACVRTPMVIVDRALEGVAADLVRIDHEQGAYLATRHLLELGHRDIACIGGPATTSVAQLRLEGFHRALAEAGVTPRQDWLLSSDFTSLGGYAAAALLLEGERPTAIFAGNDMIGIGVLRAAAERNICVPSELSVIGFDDIQIGQYVFPALTTVGQSIRELGESAAELLLRRIAEPLRGAPEQRIVAPSIVLRESTAPRPDLFTDYR, encoded by the coding sequence ATGGCAACCATCAAAGATGTCGCGGCACTGGCGGGGATTTCCTACACCACCGTGTCCCACGTACTGAACAAGACCCGCCCGGTCAGCGAGCCGGTGCGCCTGAAGGTCGAAGCGGCGATTGCCGAGCTCGACTATGTGCCCAGCGCCGTGGCCCGCTCGCTCAAGGCGCGCAGCACCGCCACCATTGGCCTGCTGGTGCCCAACAGCGTCAACCCGTACTTCGCCGAGCTGGCCCGGGGGATCGAGGACGGCTGCGAGCGCAACGGCTATTGCGTGATCCTCTGCAACTCCGACGACAACCCGCAAAAGCAGCGCAGCTACCTGCGCGTGCTGCTGGAAAAACGCATCGACGGCCTGATCGTCGCCTCGGTCGGCGAAGACAGCGACTTGCAGGGCAGCCTGGCCTGCGTGCGCACGCCGATGGTCATCGTCGACCGGGCCCTGGAGGGCGTGGCCGCCGACCTGGTACGCATCGACCACGAGCAGGGCGCTTATCTTGCGACCCGCCACCTGCTGGAACTCGGTCATCGCGACATCGCCTGCATCGGCGGCCCGGCCACTACCAGCGTTGCCCAGTTGCGCCTGGAGGGTTTCCATCGCGCGCTCGCCGAAGCCGGGGTTACCCCGCGCCAGGACTGGCTGCTCAGCAGCGACTTCACCAGCCTCGGCGGATATGCCGCGGCGGCGCTGCTGCTCGAAGGCGAGCGGCCGACGGCGATCTTCGCCGGCAACGACATGATCGGCATCGGCGTATTGCGCGCCGCCGCCGAGCGCAACATCTGCGTGCCCAGCGAGCTGTCGGTGATCGGCTTCGACGATATCCAGATCGGCCAGTACGTGTTCCCGGCCCTGACCACTGTCGGCCAATCGATTCGCGAGCTGGGCGAGAGCGCCGCCGAACTGCTGCTGCGGCGCATCGCCGAGCCCCTGCGCGGCGCCCCGGAGCAGCGCATCGTCGCGCCGAGCATCGTCCTGCGCGAGTCCACGGCGCCGCGCCCCGACCTTTTCACTGATTACCGCTGA
- a CDS encoding nucleoside hydrolase, giving the protein MSLLSAGAQAAPIDLIIDTDPGADDVVALFLAMASPDELKIRAITTVAGNVRLEKTSRNARLAREWAGREDIPVYAGAPKPLVRTPIYAADIHGEEGLPGVTVSEPQKGLASGSAVRYLIDTLSSAKPHSITVAMLGPQTNLALALIEAPQIVNGIKEVVVMGGAHFNGGNITPVAEFNLFADPHAAEVVLNSGVKLTYLPLDVTHKVLTSEARLKQIADLNNGASKRVVDILNAYVKQDMKHYGIPGGPVHDTTVIAYLLKPELFTGRQVFMQVDSRDGPTFGQTITDWYGTLKQPGNVTWITEGDAQGFFDLLSARLARLP; this is encoded by the coding sequence ATGTCCCTGCTGTCGGCCGGCGCCCAGGCGGCGCCCATTGACCTGATTATTGATACCGACCCTGGCGCCGATGACGTGGTGGCGCTGTTCCTGGCCATGGCCTCGCCGGATGAACTGAAGATCCGCGCCATCACCACCGTGGCCGGCAACGTGCGCCTGGAGAAGACCTCACGCAACGCCCGACTGGCCCGCGAATGGGCCGGGCGCGAAGACATTCCGGTGTACGCCGGCGCGCCGAAACCGCTGGTGCGCACGCCGATCTACGCCGCCGACATCCATGGCGAGGAGGGCTTGCCCGGGGTGACCGTCAGCGAGCCGCAGAAAGGCCTGGCCAGTGGCAGTGCGGTACGCTACCTGATCGACACCTTGAGCAGCGCCAAGCCGCACAGCATCACCGTGGCCATGCTCGGCCCGCAGACCAACCTGGCCCTGGCCCTGATCGAGGCGCCACAGATCGTCAATGGCATCAAGGAAGTGGTGGTCATGGGCGGCGCTCACTTCAATGGCGGCAACATCACCCCGGTGGCCGAGTTCAACCTGTTCGCCGACCCTCACGCGGCCGAAGTGGTGCTCAACAGCGGTGTCAAGCTCACCTACCTGCCGCTGGACGTCACCCACAAGGTGCTGACCAGCGAGGCGCGGCTCAAACAGATTGCCGACCTGAACAATGGGGCGAGCAAGCGTGTGGTGGATATCCTCAACGCCTACGTCAAGCAGGACATGAAGCACTACGGCATCCCTGGCGGGCCGGTGCATGACACCACGGTGATCGCCTACCTGCTCAAGCCCGAGCTGTTCACTGGCCGGCAGGTATTCATGCAGGTCGACAGCCGCGACGGCCCGACCTTCGGCCAGACCATCACCGACTGGTATGGCACCCTGAAACAGCCGGGCAACGTCACCTGGATTACAGAGGGTGATGCCCAGGGCTTTTTTGATCTGCTCAGTGCCCGTCTGGCACGTCTGCCATAA
- the rbsK gene encoding ribokinase: MQANVVVVGSLNMDLVTRAQRLPRGGETLVGETFATVPGGKGANQAVAAARLGAQVAMVGCVGDDAYGQQLRQALAAEQIDCQAVSIAAGMSSGVALIVVDAASQNAIVIIAGGNGQLLPESVQRFDALLQNAEVIICQLEVPMATVAYTLERGRALGKTVILNPAPVSGPLPAEWFANIDYLIPNESEAEALSGLPVNDLETAKAAATRLLAMGVGKVIVTLGAQGALFADGQAFRHFPAPLVQAVDTTAAGDTFVGGFAAALARGEEEGAAIALGQRAAALSVTRAGAQPSIPHLAELQP, translated from the coding sequence ATGCAAGCCAATGTAGTAGTGGTAGGTAGCCTGAACATGGACCTGGTCACCCGCGCCCAGCGCCTGCCCCGTGGCGGTGAGACCCTGGTGGGGGAAACCTTCGCCACGGTGCCGGGCGGCAAGGGCGCCAACCAGGCAGTGGCGGCGGCGCGCCTGGGCGCGCAGGTGGCGATGGTCGGTTGCGTCGGTGACGATGCCTACGGCCAGCAACTGCGCCAGGCCCTGGCCGCTGAACAGATCGACTGCCAGGCGGTGAGCATTGCTGCTGGGATGTCCAGCGGTGTGGCGCTGATCGTGGTCGATGCCGCCAGCCAGAACGCCATCGTCATTATTGCCGGTGGTAACGGCCAACTGTTGCCCGAGTCGGTGCAGCGCTTCGATGCCTTGCTGCAAAACGCCGAGGTGATCATCTGCCAGCTGGAAGTGCCCATGGCCACCGTTGCCTACACTCTTGAGCGGGGCAGGGCGCTGGGCAAGACGGTGATCCTCAACCCGGCGCCGGTCAGCGGCCCGCTGCCGGCCGAGTGGTTCGCCAATATCGACTACCTGATCCCCAACGAAAGCGAAGCCGAAGCCCTGAGCGGGCTGCCGGTCAACGACCTGGAAACCGCCAAGGCGGCCGCCACCCGGTTGCTGGCCATGGGCGTTGGCAAGGTCATCGTCACCCTGGGCGCCCAGGGCGCGTTGTTTGCCGATGGCCAGGCGTTCAGGCATTTCCCGGCGCCGTTGGTGCAGGCAGTAGACACCACGGCGGCGGGCGACACCTTTGTCGGCGGTTTCGCTGCGGCCCTGGCGCGCGGCGAAGAGGAGGGCGCGGCGATTGCCTTGGGTCAGCGGGCTGCGGCCCTGTCGGTCACCCGTGCCGGCGCGCAGCCGTCGATTCCGCACCTTGCCGAGCTGCAGCCATGA
- the rbsD gene encoding D-ribose pyranase, whose translation MKKTPLLNIALSRLIASLGHGDILLIGDAGLPVPPGVELIDLALTPGIPDFASTLRIVLSEMQVESHVLAEEILQHQPPGLTVVEQLTAQGELGSRRLLSHDDFKQLSRSARAIVRTGECRPYSNIALVAGVTF comes from the coding sequence ATGAAGAAGACGCCGTTGCTCAATATCGCCCTGTCGCGCCTGATTGCCTCACTCGGTCACGGCGACATCCTGCTGATCGGCGATGCCGGTTTGCCGGTGCCGCCGGGCGTGGAGCTGATCGACCTGGCGCTGACCCCGGGTATTCCTGATTTCGCCAGCACCCTGCGCATCGTGCTGAGTGAAATGCAGGTCGAAAGCCACGTGCTGGCGGAGGAAATCCTCCAGCATCAGCCGCCGGGCCTGACAGTGGTCGAGCAGTTGACGGCCCAGGGCGAGCTGGGCAGCCGGCGCTTGCTCAGTCATGACGACTTCAAGCAATTGAGCCGCAGCGCCCGCGCCATCGTGCGCACCGGTGAATGCCGGCCTTACAGCAATATCGCGTTGGTTGCCGGGGTGACCTTCTAG
- a CDS encoding sugar ABC transporter ATP-binding protein has protein sequence MSATADVVLSVSAIGKTYAQPVLGDIELSLHRGEVLALTGENGAGKSTLSKIIGGLEVPTTGLMRYQGQPYQPGSRAAAERLGVRMVMQELNLLPTLTVAENLFLDNLPGRVGWINRKRLRQLALAAMAQVGLDAIDPDTLVGELGIGHQQMVEIARNLIGDCHVLIFDEPTAMLTAREVELLFTQIERLQQRGVAIVYISHRLEELKRIAQRIAVLRDGKLVCVEPMQRYNSEQLVNLMVGRELGEHIDLGVRNIGAPILKVNGLSRSDKVKDVSFEVRSGEIFGISGLIGAGRTELLRLIYGADSADSGSIELGNPLRAVRVDSPVAAVRQGIALITEDRKGEGLLLSQSISANIALGNLPAISRAGIVNSGAERELAERQIAAMRIRSSSPEQVVGELSGGNQQKVVIGRWLERDCTVLLFDEPTRGIDVGAKFDIYGLLAELARQGKALVVVSSDLRELMLICDRIGVLSAGRLIDTFERDSWTQDQLLAAAFAGYQKRDALLHEAAPRTTP, from the coding sequence ATGTCAGCGACTGCGGATGTCGTCCTTTCAGTCAGCGCAATCGGCAAGACCTACGCCCAGCCGGTGCTGGGCGATATCGAGTTGAGCCTGCACCGGGGTGAGGTGCTGGCCCTGACCGGTGAAAACGGCGCGGGCAAAAGTACCCTGTCGAAGATCATCGGCGGCCTCGAAGTGCCCACCACCGGGCTCATGCGCTATCAAGGCCAGCCTTACCAGCCGGGCAGCCGCGCCGCTGCCGAGCGGCTGGGCGTGCGCATGGTCATGCAGGAGCTCAACCTGCTGCCGACCCTGACCGTGGCCGAGAACCTGTTTCTCGACAACCTGCCCGGGCGCGTTGGCTGGATCAACCGCAAGCGCCTGCGCCAACTGGCGCTGGCGGCCATGGCCCAGGTTGGCCTGGACGCCATCGACCCTGATACGCTGGTCGGCGAGCTGGGCATCGGCCATCAGCAAATGGTCGAGATCGCCCGCAACCTGATCGGCGATTGCCATGTGCTGATTTTCGATGAGCCCACGGCGATGCTCACCGCCCGCGAGGTAGAGCTGCTGTTCACCCAGATCGAGCGCCTGCAGCAGCGCGGCGTGGCCATCGTCTACATCTCCCATCGCCTGGAAGAGCTCAAGCGCATCGCCCAGCGCATTGCCGTGCTGCGCGACGGCAAGCTGGTGTGTGTCGAGCCGATGCAGCGTTACAACAGCGAGCAACTGGTCAACCTGATGGTCGGCCGCGAGCTGGGCGAGCATATTGATTTGGGCGTGCGCAACATCGGCGCGCCGATCCTCAAGGTCAACGGCCTGAGCCGCAGCGACAAGGTCAAAGACGTCTCGTTCGAGGTACGCAGCGGCGAGATCTTCGGCATTTCCGGGCTGATCGGCGCCGGGCGCACCGAGCTGCTGCGGCTGATCTACGGCGCCGACAGCGCCGACAGCGGGAGCATCGAACTGGGCAATCCCTTGCGTGCGGTACGGGTCGATTCGCCCGTGGCTGCGGTACGCCAGGGCATTGCCCTGATCACCGAAGACCGCAAGGGCGAAGGCCTGCTGCTGAGCCAGTCGATCAGCGCCAATATCGCCCTGGGCAACCTGCCGGCGATTTCCCGCGCCGGCATCGTCAATAGCGGCGCCGAGCGCGAACTGGCCGAACGGCAGATCGCTGCCATGCGCATCCGCAGCTCCAGCCCCGAGCAAGTGGTCGGCGAGTTGTCGGGTGGCAACCAGCAGAAGGTGGTGATTGGCCGCTGGCTGGAGCGCGATTGCACGGTGCTGCTGTTCGATGAGCCGACCCGTGGCATCGACGTCGGTGCCAAGTTCGATATCTACGGCCTGCTGGCGGAACTGGCGCGTCAGGGCAAGGCGCTGGTGGTGGTGTCGAGCGACCTGCGCGAGCTGATGCTGATTTGCGACCGCATTGGCGTACTCAGTGCCGGGCGCCTGATCGATACCTTCGAGCGCGACAGCTGGACCCAGGACCAACTACTGGCCGCAGCCTTTGCCGGCTATCAGAAACGTGATGCGTTGCTGCATGAAGCGGCGCCCAGGACAACCCCATGA